The following are encoded together in the Phaseolus vulgaris cultivar G19833 chromosome 9, P. vulgaris v2.0, whole genome shotgun sequence genome:
- the LOC137820822 gene encoding auxin-responsive protein SAUR23-like: MMAIRLASVLSAKHILRRTNIFANHAAATSLDVPKGHFAVYVGEGEKKRFVIPISYLNHPSFQQLLSIAEEEFGFNHPMGALTIPCTQDIFLNITSALHTL; encoded by the coding sequence ATGATGGCTATTCGTTTGGCTAGTGTTTTGAGTGCTAAACACATTCTTCGCCGAACTAATATTTTTGCAAATCATGCAGCTGCAACATCACTGGATGTGCCTAAAGGGCACTTTGCTGTGTACGTAGGAGAAGGTGAAAAGAAGAGGTTTGTGATACCAATTTCATATTTGAACCACCCTTCATTCCAACAACTTTTAAGCATAGCAGAAGAAGAATTCGGCTTCAATCATCCAATGGGTGCCCTTACTATTCCATGCACACAAGACATTTTCCTTAACATCACCTCTGCCTTACATACCTTATGA
- the LOC137820823 gene encoding auxin-responsive protein SAUR20-like — MAIRLPCVLSAKYILRRSNLANHAAPTSVDVPKGHFAVYVGKGKKKRFVIPVSVLNQPSFQQLLSIAEEEFGFSHPMGGLTIPCTEDIFLNITSAFRRP; from the coding sequence ATGGCTATTCGTTTACCTTGTGTTTTGAGTGCAAAATACATTCTTCGTCGATCTAATCTTGCAAATCATGCAGCTCCAACATCAGTGGATGTGCCTAAAGGGCACTTTGCTGTGTATGTCGGAAAGGGTAAAAAGAAGAGATTTGTGATACCAGTGTCAGTGTTGAATCAACCCTCATTTCAACAACTGCTAAGCATAGCAGAGGAAGAATTTGGCTTCAGTCATCCAATGGGTGGCCTTACTATTCCATGCACAGAAGACATTTTCCTTAACATCACCTCTGCTTTTCGTAGGCCATGA
- the LOC137820824 gene encoding auxin-responsive protein SAUR23-like, translating into MAIRLPSVLSAKHILRRSSLFPNHAAATSLDVPKGHFAVYVGEGEKKRFVIPVSYLNQPSFQELLSIAEEEFGFSHPMGGLIIPCSQEFFLNITSGLH; encoded by the coding sequence ATGGCTATTCGTTTGCCTAGTGTTTTGAGTGCTAAACACATTCTTCGCAGATCTAGTCTGTTTCCAAATCATGCAGCTGCAACATCACTGGATGTGCCTAAAGGCCACTTTGCTGTGTACGTCGGAGAAGGTGAAAAGAAGAGATTCGTGATACCAGTTTCATATTTGAACCAGCCTTCTTTTCAAGAACTTCTAAGTATAGCAGAGGAAGAATTTGGCTTCAGTCATCCAATGGGTGGCCTCATTATTCCCTGCTCACAAGAATTTTTCCTTAACATCACCTCTGGCTTACATTGA
- the LOC137820821 gene encoding auxin-responsive protein SAUR23-like, whose product MMAIRFPTALSAKHILRRSNLFANQAAATSVDVPKGYFAVYVGEGEKKRFVIPVSLLNQPSFQQLLSIAEEEFGFTHPMGGLTIPCTQDIFFNITSGLHRL is encoded by the coding sequence ATGATGGCTATTCGTTTTCCAACTGCGTTGAGTGCCAAACACATTCTTCGCCGATCGAATCTGTTTGCAAATCAGGCAGCTGCAACATCAGTAGATGTGCCTAAGGGCTACTTTGCTGTGTATGTAGGAGAGGGTGAAAAGAAGAGATTTGTGATACCAGTGTCGTTGTTGAATCAACCCTCATTTCAGCAACTGTTAAGTATAGCCGAGGAAGAATTTGGATTCACTCATCCAATGGGTGGCCTTACTATTCCATGCACACaagacattttttttaacatcaCCTCTGGCTTACATAGGCTATGA
- the LOC137820552 gene encoding putative pentatricopeptide repeat-containing protein At3g11460, mitochondrial, translating to MFDEIPDKNTVCAYALLSGYAEAGLWARELELVRKMNVLKLKNDHFTLSAALRACTGLSAVEMGRQVHGYLLRPIPDLESDVFLQSALIEMYGKCGLAKKTWHGFELVGMEIRKEGRNRDIVLWTSMLGVYGRNDHYKEAVDSYDEMWMEGIRPDGITFLTVISACGRTGQVRAGVKYFESMANEFKIDHGPEHYICLVDLLCRAGESQRAWEFLNEALYKGMGSCTISMWGALYSVLVCIEGI from the coding sequence ATGTTCGATGAAATTCCTGACAAGAACACTGTGTGTGCGTATGCACTTTTGTCAGGTTATGCCGAAGCTGGGCTTTGGGCTCGAGAACTTGAACTTGTTAGGAAGATGAATGTGTTGAAATTGAAGAATGATCATTTTACTCTATCAGCAGCTTTGCGTGCATGCACTGGATTGTCTGCTGTTGAAATGGGTAGGCAAGTGCATGGTTACTTGCTCCGTCCGATACCTGATTTAGAGAGTGATGTGTTTCTTCAGAGCGCGTTGATTGAGATGTATGGTAAGTGTGGATTAGCGAAGAAGACTTGGCACGGGTTCGAGTTGGTCGGGATGGAGATTAGGAAAGAAGGAAGAAACAGGGACATTGTGTTATGGACTTCAATGCTTGGTGTGTACGGTAGGAACGACCATTACAAGGAAGCGGTTGATTCGTATGATGAGATGTGGATGGAAGGAATCCGGCCGGATGGAATAACATTCTTGACAGTGATATCTGCTTGTGGTCGCACTGGCCAAGTTCGTGCTGGTGTCAAGTATTTTGAATCAATGGCTAATGAGTTCAAGATAGATCATGGtccagaacattacatctgccTGGTTGATTTACTTTGTAGAGCTGGTGAATCGCAGCGGGCGTGGGAATTTCTGAATGAGGCACTCTATAAGGGAATGGGAAGCTGTACTATTTCAATGTGGGGAGCTCTCTACTCAGTGCTTGTGTGCATCGAGGGGATTTAG